Below is a window of Fervidobacterium pennivorans DSM 9078 DNA.
ATATGACCAAAAAGCAAATCAAGGATGATTCTCTGTTTTTATTCTATTTTTGTACTTTTTCCCGTTCTTTTTCCCAATAATTCGTTCTTTTTCCCAATAATTATGATATGATATAATTACCTTTAGAACTGGTTCCAAGTGGTGTATTACCGATTTTCAAAAGAGGTGATATATATTCTCTTAGTGTTGAACAAACTTTTGGCGTTGTCTGGGTTGCTGGTGTCCGTCGTTAACTTCGCATATGTATTAGATAGAAGAGTTTACAAAGTGTCTAAAGCTGCTATTTATGTAGCTGTACAGGTTTTACTGTTCGGTGGCATAGAGTTTTTCAAGTACGATGTGCCTAATATACTTTTTCTAGAAAGGTTTCAAGACATACTTTTACTATATATTCCAGTCGCTATCTTGTCTTTCAGCTTGGACTTGTCAGGTATTCAGAAATCTAAGCGAATGACTTTACCTGTATACTCTGTACCGACTTTTTACCTAATTTTAGCATCTACTAACAAATTTCACAAGTTGTTTTGGGTGAGTGAGATAAGAACCGAATTTTACGGTTCAGAGAAAATGCGCCCATATGGTGGGTTCATTCCCTGGACGTATTTTATTTTTTCAGTCGTTTTACTCGCGCTCGCTTTTATTTATATAGTCAATAGTAGGAAACTCGACTTGAGAACGAAGTACCTTGCAGGTTTGACTTTTGCCTTTGGAACACTTGGATCGGTTACAGCATATCTTCTGAATTTCAACTATACTTTTCTTTCTTTCATATTGTCACATACAACAATGTTCCTGGACCTTTTAGCTGTAAATTATGTGTGGAGGAAGCTATTACTTTCTGCACGATACAGTGCATACGAACACGCTGAAGAGGGATATATCGTGATTGATAAACGTAGTGAACGTGTTATTGATATTAATGAAAAGGCGGCTCACCTCTTGAATTTGGATAGAAAAGCTATAGTTGGGAGAAAAGATGAGAACGTACAAGCTTTAATTGAAAGGAGCGGAGAAATAGTCTTTGAAGCGAACAAATATCTGAAGATTTCTACCATCGAAGATGAGAAGAACGGAACGTTGCTTGTTGTTGTAAAAGACGTAACAGCAGAAATCATTTCTAAAAAAGATATTGAAAAAGTGCAAAGTCATTTCAAAACTCTTTTCGAGAATATTCCTGATGGAGCTGTGATTTTAGATGAAAAAGGAAAGGTAATTGAATGTAACAAGCAATTTTTATCGATGTTTGGGTATACGAAAGAAGAGGTATTGGGGAAAAATATAGGTGACTTGATAGCGCCAGATGATTTGAAAAATGAACCAGAAAAACTTCAGAAATTAGCTATCGAACAAAAAGCATCAAGGGTTGAAACAATCAGGAAAAGAAAAGATGGTTCATTAATCGAGGTTAGAGTTACCGTATCCACTATGGAAACGGGGGAAGAAACATTTATGCAGGCGGTGTATACAGACTTAAAAGCAGAAAGAGAAGCGATGAACAGGGTTAGGAACATTTTACAAAAAGACACACTTACAGGACTTTACACAAGGCAGTATTTCATAAGAAAACTGAGTTCCGTAATCGAATTTTCTTCCACAAATGACTACAATGCGGTTATTGCAATTAATATTAGAGGATTCTCGTTGTTTAACAGTACCAGAGGACATAATTTCGGTGATGATTTGCTAAGAGAAATTTCAAGGAGGTTGAAGAGCGTACTTCGCGAAGGCGATACCATAGCTAGGCCCTACGCAGATGAATTTTGGATTTTGCTTGAAAAAGTTGGGAAAGACTACAGACAAGCTAAAGTAACAGTGGCAAACATCGTTGGGAAACTTGAATCAGAACTTAGGAAGTTCTACAACATCAATGGAGAAATTTTGGACATAAGATTCTCAACCGGTATATACATCTTTACTTCAATGGATTCCCCGGAGGACGTGTTAAGAAAACTCAACTTAGCACTTGCACGTGCGAAAACATCGACTGATGGTGTGGTTTACTACAGTGCCCTTATTGATAATGAGCTCCAAGAATTAGCTGCCAGAGAAAGGGAACTGAAAGAAGCTGTCTACAACGGAGAATTAAAGATTTTCTTACAACCTATATGTAATTCATATTCGGAAGTGGTTGGAGCTGAAGCCTTATTGCGCTGGGTAAAGAAGGATGGTTCCGTAGTTCCGCCAATGGACTTTATAAGAGTTATAGAGGAAAATGGGATGATAATAACTGTTGGCGAAGAAGTACTAAGACAAGTGTGTGAATTCATACTTGATAACGATACTTCTATAGGTTTTATCGATGTGAATGTGAGTCCTGTACAGCTGAGATATCCAAATATGGCTGACCGCTTTATCGACATTATTTCAGCTCATAAAATTGATCCAAGAAAAATAGTAATTGAGTTCACAGAGAACATTCTTATAGAGATGAATCAAATAGTTAAGGACAACATAGAAAAACTGTTGAATTTTGGTTGCCAGCTTTGTATAGATGACTTTGGAACAGGATATTCATCGCTTTCTTACTTAACACTTTTACCGTTGAATAAAATAAAAATAGACAGGTCTTTTGTATCGCGAATACCAGAGGACTCGCGGTCAGTAAAATTACTTGAAGCGATTTTTAATATTGCACGGTCATTTAATTTGGATGCAATACCAGAAGGTGTGGAGAACGAAAAACAGCTAGAAGTGTTATCAATGATTGGTTACAGGCTATTCCAGGATTATTACTTTGGGAAGCCAATGCCTGTTGAAGATTTCGCCAAGATTTTACGTGAAAGGTCGAAGTTTACGAAAAGTTAATTTTTTAGATTAATTGATACAAAGCATTTTTCACTTAATCTCACCTCAGAGGAGTATAATTATCTCTGAGGTGATTTTTTTGATATATACAATTCTAAGTTCCAGAGAAGCTCAAGAATGGATAACTGAGCAGCGTAAGTTGTGTGTCAAACAATTCAACGTTTCCGTTGTTATTGATGTGCTGCGCGCAACATCTACTGTAATTACAGCACTGTCAAATGGTGCAAGAAGTGTTATACCGGTTTCAAACATTGAAGAAGCTCTGGAGTTGAAACATCGGCATCCAGAATATATAATTGCTGGCGAACGCGGTGGACAAAGAATAGAAGGCTTTCAACTTGGAAACTCACCTACAGAGTACGCTGAGGCAGTTGTTAGGGATAAAACCATTGTTCTTACCACAAGTAATGGAACAAACGCTATAATCCATGCCTCGAATTTGGCTGAGAGAGTTTTGATAGCATCTTTTCTAAATTTAACTACTGTTGTGCACGAATTAGCCGGTTATGATTCTTCAACAAACATTGCTATCGTTTGCGCAGGCAACAACGGTGAGATTTCTTACGAAGATACACAAGTTGCAGGAGCGATTATCTCAAAACTTACCAAGAACCGTGCTCATTATTTATCTGACAGTTCTAAAATAGCAATGAAACTATGGCATGCTCTTAAAAAACCGAATTTCTCAGGTGAACACGCAAAAAAACTTTCTCAGTTAGGTTTTGACAAAGATTTAGAATTCTGCCAAAAGGTGGATTACATACCGATTTTAGCCGAACTAAGGGATGGTAAAATAATTAAGGTGGAATATAACAGAAAATTCAAACGAGGTGAAAAAGATGTTAGAGCTGGTTGAGGTATCATACAAAACAAATGAGAAAGAGATATTGAGTAATGTGAGTATGAAGTTCCTACCTGGATACAAATATGCTGTAATAGGGACTAACGGTGCAGGTAAGAGTACTATTGGGTACGTTATAATGGGGCTGAGTTCGTACAAGCCTTACAAAGGAAAGATTTTACTTAATGGAAAGGATATTACAGACTTGCCAGTAACAGAGAGGGCAAAGCTTGGAATTACATTAATGTGGCAAGAACCCGCAAGATTCGAAGGAATGACTATCGAAAACTACTTGACGCTCGGAGGGAAATTGTCGGTTCAAAAAAGTGAAGTAGCTGAAGCTATGGAGTTTGTAGGTCTCAATCCAAATCTTTACTTGAAGAGATTTGTTGATAAAACTCTCAGTGGAGGGGAAAGGAAACGCGTAGAACTTGCTTCCATAATTCTACTAAAACCAAAGTACGCGATTCTTGACGAGCCGGATTCGGGTATTGATTTGATGAGTTTGAGCATAATTAACGATGTCGTCAACTACATTGCTCAATACGGTGGGACTCCAATAATTATAACCCATAGAGAGGAAATGGCCTATAACACGGATTATGGATACCTAATTTGTGCAGGAAAGGTGCTTATGCATGGTAAAACAGAGGATGTTCTGAATGCATTTCGTAACACCTGCGAAACATGTGCTCATCCGAATATTCCTGAAATTAACGAACTTAGAAAGTAAGGGGATGAAATTATGGACGTAAAAAGAGAATTTGAAGCCATTGTAAAGACTGCGGAAAAACTTGGAACTGATGCATCTAATTTTATGGATAAGCGTATTGCTTCAATCATAATTAGTGGCAATAGAGTTATAGGTCTAAACAATGTTCCAGGTTTGAAGCTAGTTCCGACAACGTTGGAGAATGGCGTACAAGTTGATATGGAAATCGAGGAGAACACTCAAATTCCTTTTCCTGTACATGTGTGCACAGGTTATCTAGAGAAGAAAGGATATCAACGTGTTATATTCAATATCAGGGTAAAAAGGAACGCCAAAGTCAAATTCACTGCACACTGCGTTTTCCCCCAAGCTGAAGAATTTACACACGAGGCAACGTCTAACGTTATTGTTGAAGACGGAGCTGTTATGGAATACAACGATGAACATTACCATAGCGATGCGGGGACGATAACGTTGAAAACGATAACAAATGCGGTAGTCGAAAATGGAGGAGTTTATAGAAACACATTTCATCTCACAAAAACCAGGGTTGGCAAGCTGGAAGTAAAGATGAACCTCACTTTGAAGGACAATGCTGTAGGTGAACTTGTCAGTAAGGTAAAAGCTTCGAAGAACGATGAGGTTGATATAAATGAAACAATTCATCTCGATGGTGAAAAGGCAAGAGGACTCGCTAAAACGGTCGTTGTTGGACTTGATGAAAGTAAGGTTAATGTTTTGAACGAGGCATATGGAAATGCACCTTATTCAAGAGCTCATATCTCGTGTGAGGAAATCACAAAAGGAGAAAAAGTCGTAGTAGCGACCACACCTATTTTGAAAATCACAAACGACCTTGCAGAGTTAACCCACGAAGCCTCCATAGGACGTGTGAGTGAAAAGCAATTAGAAACTCTCATGGCTAAAGGATTAACAGAAGAAGAGGCAACCGAATTGATAATCAAAGGGCTTCTTATGTAGCTTTTCCTCTGCAACAGGTGGTCTGAATGATAGCTACGATTATCACTATCCACTTGTTCTTTGCTACCGTTTATCTTGTTATTAAAGAACCGGAAGTTGTGGTAAAAAACAAAAAAGTTGTATTAGACTATGCTAGGGTTTC
It encodes the following:
- a CDS encoding EAL domain-containing protein codes for the protein MLNKLLALSGLLVSVVNFAYVLDRRVYKVSKAAIYVAVQVLLFGGIEFFKYDVPNILFLERFQDILLLYIPVAILSFSLDLSGIQKSKRMTLPVYSVPTFYLILASTNKFHKLFWVSEIRTEFYGSEKMRPYGGFIPWTYFIFSVVLLALAFIYIVNSRKLDLRTKYLAGLTFAFGTLGSVTAYLLNFNYTFLSFILSHTTMFLDLLAVNYVWRKLLLSARYSAYEHAEEGYIVIDKRSERVIDINEKAAHLLNLDRKAIVGRKDENVQALIERSGEIVFEANKYLKISTIEDEKNGTLLVVVKDVTAEIISKKDIEKVQSHFKTLFENIPDGAVILDEKGKVIECNKQFLSMFGYTKEEVLGKNIGDLIAPDDLKNEPEKLQKLAIEQKASRVETIRKRKDGSLIEVRVTVSTMETGEETFMQAVYTDLKAEREAMNRVRNILQKDTLTGLYTRQYFIRKLSSVIEFSSTNDYNAVIAINIRGFSLFNSTRGHNFGDDLLREISRRLKSVLREGDTIARPYADEFWILLEKVGKDYRQAKVTVANIVGKLESELRKFYNINGEILDIRFSTGIYIFTSMDSPEDVLRKLNLALARAKTSTDGVVYYSALIDNELQELAARERELKEAVYNGELKIFLQPICNSYSEVVGAEALLRWVKKDGSVVPPMDFIRVIEENGMIITVGEEVLRQVCEFILDNDTSIGFIDVNVSPVQLRYPNMADRFIDIISAHKIDPRKIVIEFTENILIEMNQIVKDNIEKLLNFGCQLCIDDFGTGYSSLSYLTLLPLNKIKIDRSFVSRIPEDSRSVKLLEAIFNIARSFNLDAIPEGVENEKQLEVLSMIGYRLFQDYYFGKPMPVEDFAKILRERSKFTKS
- a CDS encoding 2-phosphosulfolactate phosphatase codes for the protein MIFLIYTILSSREAQEWITEQRKLCVKQFNVSVVIDVLRATSTVITALSNGARSVIPVSNIEEALELKHRHPEYIIAGERGGQRIEGFQLGNSPTEYAEAVVRDKTIVLTTSNGTNAIIHASNLAERVLIASFLNLTTVVHELAGYDSSTNIAIVCAGNNGEISYEDTQVAGAIISKLTKNRAHYLSDSSKIAMKLWHALKKPNFSGEHAKKLSQLGFDKDLEFCQKVDYIPILAELRDGKIIKVEYNRKFKRGEKDVRAG
- a CDS encoding ATP-binding cassette domain-containing protein, giving the protein MLELVEVSYKTNEKEILSNVSMKFLPGYKYAVIGTNGAGKSTIGYVIMGLSSYKPYKGKILLNGKDITDLPVTERAKLGITLMWQEPARFEGMTIENYLTLGGKLSVQKSEVAEAMEFVGLNPNLYLKRFVDKTLSGGERKRVELASIILLKPKYAILDEPDSGIDLMSLSIINDVVNYIAQYGGTPIIITHREEMAYNTDYGYLICAGKVLMHGKTEDVLNAFRNTCETCAHPNIPEINELRK
- a CDS encoding SufB/SufD family protein, encoding MDVKREFEAIVKTAEKLGTDASNFMDKRIASIIISGNRVIGLNNVPGLKLVPTTLENGVQVDMEIEENTQIPFPVHVCTGYLEKKGYQRVIFNIRVKRNAKVKFTAHCVFPQAEEFTHEATSNVIVEDGAVMEYNDEHYHSDAGTITLKTITNAVVENGGVYRNTFHLTKTRVGKLEVKMNLTLKDNAVGELVSKVKASKNDEVDINETIHLDGEKARGLAKTVVVGLDESKVNVLNEAYGNAPYSRAHISCEEITKGEKVVVATTPILKITNDLAELTHEASIGRVSEKQLETLMAKGLTEEEATELIIKGLLM